The Sulfolobus acidocaldarius DSM 639 genome has a window encoding:
- a CDS encoding chorismate mutase, producing MNELEELRKEIEEIDSQILNLIAKRLQVSSMIGEIKGKMGFNVTDEKREEYVKEYWTEKGRRLGIPESLVSSVLTNLISYSKMFQVKDSKKRRVTIIGYGGMARSLSSLFHLSGHNVVITGRDKRKAERLANEFKFVYMEEKSALDWSEYVILSISPSGLDYAESVLKYAKEKVVMDIFSTKSNTFRKLQTLSEQFSFEYISTHPLFGPILYPVGERIAVIPSQKSTRTQEVIEFWRKCGLVPVLTTPEEHDKVMAIVQVLAHFYMLGLLRSSNTLKKELEVGNKIDELQTTNFREISKILDRINSLLPVILEIQKDNPYAHKVRDLGMRELQDVLKSLGE from the coding sequence ATGAATGAACTAGAAGAGTTGAGAAAAGAAATAGAGGAGATAGATAGTCAAATTTTAAATTTAATCGCAAAAAGGCTCCAAGTTTCTTCTATGATAGGAGAGATTAAAGGTAAGATGGGTTTTAACGTTACGGATGAGAAGAGGGAGGAATATGTTAAGGAATATTGGACTGAGAAGGGTAGAAGGCTAGGAATTCCAGAATCTTTAGTCTCATCTGTTCTCACTAACCTAATTTCCTACTCAAAGATGTTTCAAGTTAAAGACTCGAAGAAGAGAAGAGTTACAATAATAGGATATGGTGGAATGGCAAGATCCTTGTCATCTCTCTTTCATCTTTCTGGTCATAATGTGGTAATTACAGGCAGAGATAAGAGAAAGGCTGAGAGACTTGCAAATGAATTTAAGTTTGTCTATATGGAAGAAAAGAGTGCACTGGACTGGAGTGAATATGTTATACTTTCGATTAGTCCCAGTGGACTGGACTATGCAGAGAGTGTTTTAAAATATGCTAAAGAAAAAGTTGTGATGGATATTTTTTCTACTAAATCTAATACATTTCGAAAACTTCAGACCCTATCTGAACAGTTCTCTTTTGAGTATATTTCAACTCATCCTCTTTTTGGTCCTATTTTATATCCTGTAGGGGAGAGAATAGCTGTGATACCCTCCCAGAAATCCACGAGAACACAGGAGGTTATAGAGTTTTGGAGAAAGTGTGGTTTAGTACCTGTCTTGACTACTCCAGAAGAACATGACAAAGTCATGGCTATAGTCCAAGTTTTGGCTCATTTCTACATGTTAGGTCTGTTACGAAGCTCAAACACGTTAAAGAAGGAGTTGGAAGTCGGTAATAAGATAGATGAATTACAGACTACGAATTTTAGAGAGATAAGTAAGATATTAGATAGAATCAACTCCTTACTCCCCGTTATTTTGGAAATTCAGAAGGATAATCCTTATGCCCATAAGGTAAGAGATTTAGGTATGAGAGAACTTCAAGATGTTTTGAAAAGTCTAGGTGAGTGA
- the aroC gene encoding chorismate synthase — protein sequence MPGNSLGKMFRITTFGESHGPMIGVIVDGVPAGLYISKEDIEFELSFRRPGKQFVSGRREKDEPEIVSGVYNGRTTGAPLTIIIRNNDVISSLYEEVKHKPRPGHADLPYIMKYGYENWDYRGGGRSSARETASRVAASAIAKKLLMLTDTVIGAHLKSLGPVELDEDVSFREIFCSKYSPVRASKKWLEEKYEELIKQATVEGDSWGGVAEVIADNVPIGLGEPVFDKLKSDLAKALLSIPAVVGFEYGLGFKASKMKGSEANDEIVIKDNGKLGWRYNKAGGILGGLSNGEKLVLRCAFKPTSSIRKPQKTVDLRTSEESTIRVIGRHDPAVAIRGVSVAEAMVALVLVDHALRSGYIPPVKLSEDQARIIEEKWRRYVEECKPMQESQ from the coding sequence ATGCCAGGAAACTCGTTAGGTAAGATGTTTAGAATTACGACATTTGGAGAGAGTCATGGTCCAATGATAGGTGTGATTGTGGACGGCGTTCCTGCAGGACTTTACATAAGTAAGGAGGATATCGAGTTTGAATTGAGTTTTCGAAGACCAGGTAAGCAATTCGTTAGCGGAAGGAGGGAGAAGGATGAGCCTGAAATTGTCAGCGGGGTTTATAATGGTAGAACCACAGGTGCCCCGCTAACTATCATTATTAGAAATAATGATGTGATCTCCTCACTATATGAGGAAGTTAAACATAAACCCAGACCAGGACATGCAGACTTACCGTATATCATGAAATACGGTTATGAGAATTGGGACTATAGGGGAGGAGGGAGATCGAGTGCAAGGGAGACCGCATCTAGAGTAGCAGCCTCTGCAATAGCCAAGAAATTACTCATGTTAACTGATACTGTGATAGGTGCACATCTGAAGTCTTTGGGTCCAGTGGAACTTGATGAAGATGTTTCCTTCAGGGAGATATTCTGTTCTAAGTACAGCCCCGTAAGGGCAAGTAAGAAATGGCTTGAAGAGAAGTACGAGGAACTGATCAAACAAGCTACAGTTGAAGGAGATAGTTGGGGAGGAGTTGCTGAAGTTATTGCGGATAATGTGCCGATAGGTTTGGGTGAGCCAGTTTTTGATAAACTGAAGTCTGATTTAGCTAAGGCTTTACTTTCAATACCTGCAGTTGTTGGTTTTGAGTATGGGTTAGGATTTAAAGCAAGTAAAATGAAGGGTAGTGAGGCAAACGATGAAATAGTTATTAAGGATAATGGGAAACTGGGATGGAGATACAATAAGGCAGGAGGTATATTAGGTGGTCTTTCAAATGGCGAGAAATTAGTTTTGAGATGTGCATTTAAGCCTACTAGTTCAATAAGAAAACCACAGAAAACTGTAGATTTACGTACCTCTGAAGAGTCTACTATTCGTGTGATAGGTAGGCATGATCCTGCGGTAGCAATAAGAGGTGTCTCTGTGGCTGAGGCAATGGTTGCCTTAGTGTTAGTGGATCATGCACTTAGATCTGGTTATATTCCACCTGTAAAATTGAGTGAAGATCAAGCTAGGATTATAGAGGAGAAATGGAGGAGGTATGTAGAGGAATGCAAACCTATGCAGGAATCTCAGTAG
- the aroB gene encoding 3-dehydroquinate synthase, translating to MIRFSESITSQQDIDVVVGENALSYLREIQNKKAIFYSSSVNIDFIKPHLEGEYTLVPIKDGEEAKDIQYSLELLKVLFDGGFDRGDYVIAIGGGSVTDTVGFIASTYMRGLNLINVPTTLLGMVDAGIGGKNGVNFGRIKNIIGTFYQPRAIIADLRFLISLPSEEVRKGLAEVIKYGLVLDKELYDFLALNKNSVLSKDPESLEYVVQRSIQDKLSVVKEDERETKGVRIVLNFGHTIGHAIEAGSGFSIPHGYAISVGMVCEAKIAEEMGYSEEGVVEDTVWILSHYNLPISIDELSSKIDLKEALFALSKDKKVRNGVLLMPFPTRIGDWKRVEVPIETLKGFAEQCLK from the coding sequence ATGATAAGATTTAGTGAGAGTATTACCTCTCAACAGGATATAGATGTAGTAGTTGGAGAAAACGCATTAAGTTATCTGAGAGAAATACAAAATAAAAAAGCCATATTTTACTCAAGTAGCGTGAACATAGATTTTATTAAACCTCATCTTGAGGGAGAATACACCCTTGTTCCCATAAAGGACGGAGAGGAAGCAAAGGATATCCAGTATTCACTTGAGCTCCTAAAGGTTCTATTTGATGGAGGTTTTGATAGAGGGGACTATGTAATTGCAATTGGTGGAGGGTCTGTAACGGATACTGTTGGTTTTATAGCCTCCACGTATATGAGAGGCTTAAATCTAATCAATGTTCCCACCACCCTTCTTGGAATGGTTGATGCTGGAATAGGTGGAAAGAACGGAGTCAATTTTGGGAGAATTAAAAACATCATCGGAACTTTCTATCAGCCTAGAGCAATTATTGCAGACTTGAGGTTTTTAATATCATTACCCTCAGAGGAGGTTAGGAAAGGTCTAGCTGAGGTCATAAAATATGGTTTAGTGTTAGATAAAGAATTATATGACTTCCTCGCCCTAAATAAGAATTCAGTGTTAAGCAAAGACCCTGAGTCGTTGGAGTATGTTGTACAGAGATCCATACAGGACAAGCTGAGTGTGGTTAAGGAAGATGAGAGGGAGACAAAGGGAGTTAGAATAGTTTTGAACTTTGGTCATACTATTGGGCATGCTATTGAAGCTGGATCAGGATTTAGTATACCTCACGGTTATGCAATATCTGTGGGTATGGTCTGCGAGGCTAAAATAGCTGAGGAGATGGGTTATTCCGAGGAAGGAGTAGTTGAAGATACTGTGTGGATACTTTCGCATTACAACTTGCCAATTAGTATTGATGAGCTGTCCTCTAAGATTGACCTCAAAGAGGCTTTATTTGCACTATCAAAGGATAAGAAAGTGAGAAATGGAGTACTATTGATGCCCTTTCCCACAAGGATAGGAGATTGGAAAAGAGTTGAAGTACCAATTGAGACTTTAAAAGGGTTTGCTGAACAATGCTTAAAATAA
- a CDS encoding KEOPS complex subunit Pcc1, with protein MKIKISVKISTEASKIIMKSLEVDNVDLPRDMQINLHSDKESLTLEVEMPIKDPRDVLTLRNTIDEILQHINAIEKTLKEVGKSSS; from the coding sequence TTGAAAATAAAGATTTCAGTTAAGATTTCCACTGAAGCTAGTAAAATCATTATGAAAAGCTTAGAAGTGGATAACGTAGATTTACCCAGAGATATGCAAATAAATCTTCATTCAGACAAAGAGAGTTTAACACTAGAAGTTGAAATGCCTATTAAGGATCCTAGGGATGTTTTGACCCTAAGAAATACTATTGACGAGATTCTACAACACATTAATGCGATTGAGAAGACATTAAAAGAGGTAGGAAAGAGCAGTAGTTAA
- a CDS encoding transketolase family protein has translation MMQGNIYSMRDTFGKLLVEMGEKLKDIVVITADVGDSSRASYFKEKFPDRYFNVGISEQDMIDFAAGLSATGFKPVVVDFAMFLMRAWEQIRNAVARMNLDVKFVVTHSGYSDSGDGSSHQCLEDISLMRVLPNMKVIIPADPADIRRSFPVIMEELRGPLYYRVGREYSPSITDGLEYDFKLGKAYVLKEGDDVAIMGAGVVLWDALRAAEELEKKGISASVINLLSIKPIDEQTIEYYARKTGRIVTIEEHSIYGGIGSAVSEVVVKRYPVPMRFVGATGFGRSARSQRDLLDFYGINYKSIISSVMELLK, from the coding sequence ATGATGCAAGGAAATATCTACTCAATGCGTGATACATTCGGCAAATTACTAGTGGAAATGGGAGAGAAGCTAAAGGACATAGTGGTAATAACTGCTGATGTGGGCGACTCAAGCAGAGCATCCTATTTCAAGGAGAAATTTCCTGACAGGTACTTTAATGTTGGTATCTCAGAGCAGGACATGATAGACTTTGCAGCAGGTCTTTCAGCAACTGGATTTAAGCCAGTTGTAGTTGATTTTGCAATGTTTTTAATGAGAGCATGGGAGCAGATTAGGAATGCTGTAGCTAGGATGAACTTGGATGTGAAGTTTGTGGTTACGCATTCAGGGTATAGTGATAGTGGTGACGGATCAAGTCATCAATGCTTAGAAGATATATCCTTAATGAGAGTATTACCCAATATGAAGGTAATAATACCTGCAGACCCAGCAGATATAAGGAGAAGTTTTCCCGTGATAATGGAAGAACTAAGAGGACCATTATACTATAGAGTCGGAAGGGAGTATTCACCGTCAATCACTGATGGTTTAGAATATGATTTCAAGTTAGGCAAAGCTTACGTGCTTAAGGAAGGAGATGACGTTGCAATAATGGGTGCGGGAGTAGTCCTTTGGGACGCATTAAGGGCTGCAGAGGAACTTGAAAAGAAGGGAATAAGTGCGTCAGTGATCAACCTATTATCAATAAAACCAATCGATGAGCAGACCATAGAATATTATGCTAGAAAAACAGGAAGGATTGTCACTATTGAGGAGCATAGTATCTATGGAGGCATAGGCTCTGCAGTGTCTGAGGTGGTGGTTAAGAGATACCCGGTTCCTATGAGGTTTGTAGGGGCTACTGGTTTTGGAAGGAGTGCGAGGAGTCAGAGAGACTTACTGGACTTTTACGGAATAAATTACAAATCGATAATAAGTTCTGTAATGGAGTTGTTGAAATGA
- a CDS encoding shikimate dehydrogenase family protein: MLKINNDTKLFGVLGENIPYTLSPAIHNYAFQRLGINAVYLRFDVRRDKFHSIIIGLLNIASGLNVTIPYKEDVVKYLYGVSEEARVIGAVNTIHNLNGYNTDYIAIYNLIKEKLIDKPSICTVFGAGGAGRASIYALLKLGCEVYVINRSLERAQSLEKDFKEFGYDIKIISSCKPGDIIVNATPNSSYVPDECIKGKLVVDLVYNPVKTPLILKAEKTGIRSINGLEILVRQAMEAERIWFGKSLSDEEVVKFLYARKLVR; the protein is encoded by the coding sequence ATGCTTAAAATAAATAATGATACAAAACTTTTTGGAGTCTTAGGAGAAAACATACCATATACCTTATCTCCAGCTATACATAACTATGCATTTCAAAGGTTAGGAATTAATGCAGTTTACCTGAGATTTGATGTAAGAAGGGATAAATTTCACTCCATAATAATAGGACTATTGAATATAGCTTCCGGCTTGAATGTTACAATACCTTATAAAGAGGACGTAGTTAAGTATCTCTATGGCGTTTCTGAGGAGGCTAGAGTCATTGGAGCTGTGAACACTATTCATAACCTAAATGGTTACAATACTGACTACATAGCCATTTACAATTTGATAAAGGAGAAGCTAATTGATAAACCTTCAATATGCACAGTTTTTGGAGCTGGTGGTGCAGGGAGGGCTAGTATATACGCATTATTGAAATTAGGCTGTGAGGTTTATGTAATAAATAGATCATTAGAAAGGGCTCAATCCCTAGAGAAAGATTTTAAAGAATTTGGTTATGATATTAAGATAATTTCTTCCTGTAAACCTGGAGATATAATAGTTAACGCTACTCCAAATTCTAGTTACGTTCCAGACGAATGCATAAAGGGAAAACTTGTTGTAGATCTAGTTTATAATCCTGTAAAGACTCCACTTATATTAAAGGCTGAAAAAACAGGTATAAGATCAATAAATGGTCTAGAGATTTTGGTACGTCAGGCAATGGAGGCTGAAAGGATTTGGTTTGGTAAATCGTTAAGTGATGAAGAGGTGGTGAAGTTCTTATATGCCAGGAAACTCGTTAGGTAA
- the aroF gene encoding 3-deoxy-7-phosphoheptulonate synthase, with protein sequence MLLILKQNANYSSLKEKLNNSSASYKFLDLYGKKLVVTWPDTYVENIKDESIEIAVKSKRQFPLVSNEWKKDPTIVKVKDVEIGGDRLVVAAGPCAVEDEEQVLTVAKAAKRAGAKLLRGGALKPRTSPYSFQGLGERGLEILRKVGDQVGLPVVSEIMDTRQIDMFKKYADMLQIGARNGQNFDLLKEAGKSGMPVLLKRGLGNTVDEWLLAAEYLLLEGNGNVVLCERGIRTFEKATRFTMDIGGMIAAKLQTHLPICADPSHPAGKRELVHSLALAAVAAGADMLLIEVHPNPEKALSDSEQQLTPDSFELLMNRIRALANVLGRKV encoded by the coding sequence ATGCTCCTAATTCTTAAACAAAACGCAAATTACTCTTCCTTAAAAGAAAAACTAAATAATTCGTCTGCTTCATATAAGTTTCTTGATCTATACGGTAAAAAACTTGTAGTTACCTGGCCTGATACTTATGTAGAAAACATAAAGGACGAGAGTATAGAGATTGCTGTTAAAAGTAAGCGTCAATTTCCTCTAGTGAGCAATGAATGGAAAAAAGATCCCACTATTGTTAAAGTCAAGGATGTAGAAATAGGTGGGGACAGGTTAGTTGTTGCTGCAGGACCATGCGCAGTTGAAGATGAGGAACAAGTATTAACTGTTGCCAAGGCTGCCAAAAGAGCTGGAGCAAAACTTCTGAGAGGAGGTGCTCTAAAGCCCAGAACCAGTCCCTATTCATTTCAAGGACTAGGGGAGAGAGGGTTAGAGATACTCAGAAAGGTAGGAGACCAAGTTGGACTCCCTGTAGTTTCAGAGATAATGGATACTAGGCAAATAGACATGTTCAAAAAGTATGCTGATATGCTCCAGATCGGTGCTAGGAATGGTCAGAACTTCGATTTACTTAAGGAAGCTGGGAAATCTGGGATGCCAGTATTATTGAAGAGGGGTTTAGGCAACACGGTAGATGAGTGGTTACTAGCAGCTGAGTATTTACTTTTGGAGGGTAATGGTAACGTGGTATTGTGTGAAAGAGGGATTAGGACATTTGAAAAGGCTACGAGATTCACTATGGATATAGGAGGGATGATAGCAGCAAAATTACAAACTCATTTACCCATATGTGCAGATCCAAGTCACCCAGCAGGTAAAAGAGAATTAGTTCATTCCCTTGCTTTAGCTGCTGTTGCTGCTGGTGCAGATATGTTATTAATTGAAGTTCATCCAAATCCCGAGAAGGCACTTAGCGATTCAGAGCAACAATTAACACCAGACTCATTTGAACTACTAATGAATAGGATAAGAGCTTTAGCTAATGTTTTAGGTAGAAAGGTATGA
- a CDS encoding transketolase produces the protein MGERDGIPISLEELNKLKEIAERARRKVIRMLFYDQTIHVGSSLSSIEILTTLFYRYVKDGKDPINRDWFILSKGHAAPALYAIMSERGLVSDDDLWKIQDISGMLQGHPETFIPGVDMSTGSLGQGLSFGIGVAQGIKMRGGSGRVYVVMGDGEQDEGQVWEAMTHAVARKLDNLIAFIEINGFQLDDSTGSVKPKEFLPDVWRSVGWKVLNCDGHDFISLISTIDEAIKAKAPVVIFANTVRGKGFPVIENTKKQRSSPDDARKYLLNA, from the coding sequence ATGGGTGAGCGTGATGGAATTCCAATATCTCTAGAAGAATTGAATAAGTTAAAGGAAATAGCAGAAAGAGCTAGAAGAAAAGTAATAAGAATGTTATTCTACGATCAAACAATACATGTGGGTTCTTCTCTAAGTAGTATAGAAATATTGACAACTTTATTTTATAGGTACGTAAAGGATGGAAAAGACCCTATAAATAGAGACTGGTTTATATTAAGTAAAGGTCATGCAGCTCCAGCGCTCTATGCCATAATGTCAGAAAGGGGGTTAGTTAGTGATGATGACCTGTGGAAGATTCAAGATATCTCAGGAATGTTGCAAGGACATCCAGAGACATTCATACCTGGTGTTGATATGTCAACAGGAAGCCTTGGTCAAGGATTAAGTTTCGGAATCGGTGTTGCACAAGGAATTAAAATGAGAGGAGGATCTGGCAGAGTTTACGTGGTTATGGGAGACGGTGAACAGGATGAAGGTCAAGTATGGGAGGCAATGACACATGCAGTTGCAAGAAAATTAGACAATTTAATTGCGTTTATAGAGATTAATGGGTTCCAGTTAGACGATTCCACTGGTAGTGTAAAACCAAAGGAATTTCTGCCAGATGTATGGAGGTCAGTAGGCTGGAAAGTGCTCAATTGTGATGGACATGATTTCATAAGCCTTATCTCCACAATAGATGAAGCAATAAAGGCTAAAGCACCAGTTGTGATATTTGCGAACACGGTTAGAGGCAAAGGTTTTCCAGTTATAGAAAATACCAAAAAACAGAGGTCGAGTCCTGATGATGCAAGGAAATATCTACTCAATGCGTGA
- a CDS encoding lysylphosphatidylglycerol synthase transmembrane domain-containing protein, producing the protein MERKLVIVAVLPIAVIIGYALIFKIDLIDVFLSMDPVFVVLFFLSYITQCLILAYRDSMISKVNFFTSFKARLFGNGISLIIPGAAGPDLARAILYTKKGISLDKAFSISLIESFFDVTVVSVMFLILFWLRFSPLLTIFVFVAFFNVAMWIAGFGYVYGTSHETLNRLEQKIFTFKYIKPLERAYLDSKWLIKDRLSNVKMASFYSALTVIGYILQSLPFYLIFSSYLKSIIINITYQVSLLVPIPSAAGAAELALTAIIPPSLVLVVRILELIAYSLGLIFVNDIKFSELREKVKEVWKVS; encoded by the coding sequence GTGGAAAGAAAATTAGTAATAGTTGCTGTTCTGCCTATTGCAGTGATCATTGGATATGCCCTTATATTCAAAATTGATCTCATCGATGTATTTCTATCTATGGATCCAGTTTTTGTTGTACTTTTTTTCCTATCTTATATTACGCAATGCCTCATATTAGCGTATAGAGATTCAATGATTTCTAAGGTAAACTTCTTCACTTCCTTTAAGGCAAGATTGTTCGGTAATGGAATAAGCCTCATTATTCCTGGCGCAGCAGGACCCGATTTAGCTAGAGCTATACTATACACAAAAAAAGGTATCTCATTGGACAAAGCATTTTCAATCTCGCTAATAGAGTCCTTTTTTGATGTCACAGTAGTTTCAGTGATGTTCTTAATATTATTTTGGCTTAGGTTCTCTCCACTATTAACTATATTCGTTTTCGTTGCTTTTTTTAACGTAGCAATGTGGATAGCAGGCTTTGGTTACGTTTATGGAACCTCTCACGAAACGTTGAACAGGCTAGAACAAAAGATATTCACATTTAAGTACATTAAGCCTTTGGAAAGAGCTTACTTAGATAGTAAGTGGCTTATTAAAGATAGACTTTCTAACGTGAAAATGGCGTCCTTTTACTCTGCTTTGACCGTTATAGGTTATATATTACAGTCCTTACCATTTTATCTCATATTTAGTTCTTATCTTAAATCTATAATAATAAACATTACTTACCAAGTATCCTTATTAGTACCTATTCCCTCTGCAGCAGGAGCCGCAGAATTAGCCCTTACCGCAATTATCCCTCCCAGTTTAGTCCTAGTTGTAAGAATACTTGAACTAATAGCTTATTCGTTAGGGCTAATTTTTGTAAATGATATAAAATTCTCGGAGCTAAGAGAGAAGGTGAAGGAAGTTTGGAAAGTTTCTTAA
- a CDS encoding HesA/MoeB/ThiF family protein, translating to MERYARQLLVLGLGVQEKISQLKIAIVGCGALGTTLAELLARLGVGKIKLIDADIVEVTNLHRTHLFEESDIGKPKATVCAEKIRKINSGIKVEVVNDIIDSNNAEEMLKDSDYIFDALDNLYYRFLLNDVAVKLRIPLVYGGVMGEYSSVMLIVPREGPCLRCFMNYDEHENEVNACETIGTLDTVISITASLQVQLMLNHLRNQANLHSLYYLDTRELRIDNVKISKNDKCPTCSLERFDFLDGRMKQPSCGLSRLDIESHEFLVRDEENGNLVICYPSGKCFKKSNR from the coding sequence ATGGAAAGATATGCTAGACAATTACTTGTATTGGGACTTGGAGTTCAGGAAAAGATAAGCCAGCTTAAAATAGCAATAGTAGGCTGTGGAGCCTTAGGTACTACTCTAGCCGAACTATTAGCCAGACTGGGCGTGGGAAAAATCAAGCTTATCGATGCTGATATAGTGGAGGTAACCAATCTTCACAGAACTCACTTGTTCGAGGAGAGTGATATTGGGAAACCTAAAGCTACTGTATGTGCAGAAAAAATAAGGAAAATTAACTCAGGAATTAAAGTTGAGGTCGTTAATGATATAATAGATTCAAATAATGCCGAAGAGATGCTCAAGGATAGTGATTATATATTTGATGCACTGGATAATTTGTACTACAGATTTTTGCTAAATGATGTAGCAGTGAAACTGAGAATTCCACTAGTTTACGGCGGGGTAATGGGAGAGTACTCTTCGGTAATGCTGATAGTACCTAGAGAAGGACCCTGTTTAAGATGCTTTATGAACTACGACGAACATGAGAACGAAGTAAATGCGTGTGAAACTATAGGAACACTTGATACGGTAATTTCCATAACTGCTTCCCTTCAGGTTCAGTTAATGTTAAACCACCTGAGAAACCAAGCTAATTTACACTCTTTGTACTATTTAGACACCAGAGAGCTTAGGATAGACAATGTGAAAATAAGTAAGAACGATAAATGCCCTACATGTTCCTTAGAAAGGTTTGACTTTCTAGATGGAAGAATGAAACAACCCTCATGCGGATTGAGCAGATTAGACATAGAAAGTCATGAGTTTCTAGTTAGAGATGAAGAAAACGGAAATCTAGTAATTTGTTACCCCAGTGGAAAATGCTTTAAAAAGTCTAATAGATAA
- a CDS encoding 50S ribosomal protein L16 translates to MPLRPGRCYRKFSGPAYTRREYIPGIPMPKITKFVMGNVNGDYDYELRLITTEKGQIRHNALEAARVIALKYLSKKLASEQNFALVVTKYPHHVIRENKMMAFAGADRLQDGMRLSFGKPIGTAARLEKLGELVMYVRVKKEHLEAAKEALKIASSKLPIRTKIEISALNKEAAAQ, encoded by the coding sequence ATGCCATTAAGACCAGGAAGATGTTACAGGAAGTTTTCAGGTCCAGCTTATACTAGAAGAGAATATATACCAGGTATTCCAATGCCTAAGATTACAAAATTCGTAATGGGAAATGTTAATGGAGATTATGATTATGAGTTAAGACTAATAACTACTGAGAAAGGGCAGATAAGACACAACGCATTAGAGGCTGCACGTGTAATTGCATTAAAGTATTTATCGAAGAAATTAGCCTCTGAGCAGAACTTTGCTTTAGTTGTAACTAAATATCCACATCATGTAATAAGGGAAAACAAAATGATGGCTTTCGCAGGAGCAGATAGATTGCAAGACGGTATGAGACTGTCATTTGGAAAGCCGATAGGTACTGCTGCCAGGCTAGAGAAGTTAGGAGAGCTTGTGATGTATGTAAGAGTAAAGAAAGAACACTTGGAGGCTGCAAAAGAAGCCCTAAAAATAGCCTCATCGAAGTTGCCCATTAGAACTAAAATCGAGATATCAGCTTTGAATAAAGAGGCAGCAGCTCAGTGA
- the dph2 gene encoding diphthamide biosynthesis enzyme Dph2: protein MSYDFEVDKIIEEIRKRSAKKVLLQFPEGIKPFSIGLLERLRETAKDIEFVISSDASWGACDVAEDEARTLGVDLIIHFGHTPYTWYYPKFPTLFIELKSKLNVEEEQIEKLIQYINEKYNPRTVSLSSTIQHSHLLPKIKEKMQSQFNVIIGKPSSPFMHDGQILGCDYKAVVNSSADVYVNVSGGVFHALGVGLTTRKPIVKLDPYTSKNEDLTDEVYRILKIRYGKIMKALDSRNWAIIQGVKTGQNRPLMVKYLQKKLEEKGYKVFIITNRSLNVDALRNIDNPEIDSFIVTSCPRLPIDDLFEYEKPVLTPGEAKMIIFSKLDEYIFPW from the coding sequence GTGAGTTATGATTTTGAAGTAGATAAGATAATTGAAGAAATACGTAAAAGAAGTGCTAAGAAAGTTCTGCTCCAATTCCCTGAAGGTATAAAACCTTTTTCTATAGGTCTTCTGGAAAGATTAAGAGAAACAGCAAAGGATATAGAGTTCGTAATCTCCTCAGATGCTAGCTGGGGAGCTTGTGATGTCGCTGAAGACGAGGCTAGAACATTAGGAGTAGACTTAATTATACATTTTGGACATACTCCTTATACTTGGTATTACCCTAAATTTCCAACATTGTTCATTGAATTGAAAAGTAAGTTAAATGTAGAGGAGGAGCAAATAGAGAAACTTATTCAATACATTAACGAGAAGTATAATCCAAGAACAGTTTCGTTATCGTCGACAATCCAACACTCTCACCTACTTCCAAAGATTAAAGAAAAGATGCAGTCACAGTTTAACGTTATTATTGGTAAACCCTCGTCTCCATTCATGCACGATGGACAGATATTAGGTTGCGATTATAAGGCAGTAGTGAACTCAAGTGCAGACGTTTATGTAAACGTTTCAGGGGGAGTGTTTCACGCTTTAGGTGTAGGTCTGACGACAAGGAAACCAATAGTCAAATTAGATCCTTATACAAGTAAAAATGAAGATCTTACAGATGAAGTTTATAGGATTCTCAAGATCAGATACGGAAAAATAATGAAAGCCTTAGACTCGAGAAATTGGGCTATAATACAGGGAGTTAAGACAGGGCAAAATAGACCTTTAATGGTGAAATATCTTCAAAAGAAACTGGAGGAAAAGGGGTACAAGGTTTTCATAATAACTAATAGAAGCCTTAACGTTGATGCCCTCAGAAATATAGATAACCCTGAAATAGATAGTTTCATAGTTACCTCCTGCCCTAGACTGCCCATAGATGATCTTTTTGAATATGAAAAGCCTGTTCTCACACCGGGAGAAGCAAAAATGATAATTTTTAGTAAGTTGGATGAGTATATATTTCCGTGGTGA